The following are encoded in a window of Clarias gariepinus isolate MV-2021 ecotype Netherlands chromosome 8, CGAR_prim_01v2, whole genome shotgun sequence genomic DNA:
- the oip5 gene encoding protein Mis18-beta — MSGFLSECDPCDSSSQNSMISTQLRDMQAAQAQCVQYETCSVFHCANSKCNLVLGDSLGACGEIKWIKAIICLKISKDVRVREKLEMSKEGPLKFCTYKALECSGCRRFVGLVLHSTPQHLSSLRGLFLLLKEAVNCYMLNNCSVVNASKVSFEHRLLGRSINEMKQDLKAQLKQVNLLKDMLNESRLGHGHLPLSSTVSD; from the exons ATGTCGGGATTTCTGAGTGAATGCGACCCGTGTGACAGCAGCAGCCAGAACAGCATGATCTCCACTCAGCTGAGGGACATGCAGGCCGCGCAGGCGCAGTGTGTGCAGTATGAGACGTGCTCTGTATTTCACTGTGCCAATTCCAAGTGCAACCTGGTGCTGGGGGATTCCCTGGGAGCCTGCGGGGAGATCAAGTGGATCAAGGCGATCATTTGTCTCA aaaTCAGTAAAGATGTCAGAGTGAGAGAAAAGCTTGAGATGAGCAAGGAGGGTCCTCTAAAATTCTG CACTTACAAAGCCCTGGAATGTTCCGGATGTCGCCGGTTCGTCGGTTTGGTGCTCCACTCCACGCCGCAGCACTTGTCCTCTCTGAGAGGCCTCTTTCTCTTGCTGAAAGAAGCCGTGAATTG CTACATGCTTAATAACTGCTCCGTTGTAAATGCTTCTAAAGTCAGCTTCGAACACAGACTGCTGGGAAGAAGCATCAATGAG ATGAAGCAGGACCTGAAAGCTCAGCTGAAGCAGGTGAACCTTCTGAAGGACATGTTGAACGAGAGCAGACTGGGACACGGCCAtcttcctctgtcctccaccGTCTCTGATTAG